One window from the genome of Mycolicibacterium gadium encodes:
- a CDS encoding GAF and ANTAR domain-containing protein, whose product MAIQDQLLAAIDGRRGTDAADRLCEACVVLFDVDAAAISLVFDGANNGTLGCSGEPARTYDELQFLVGEGPCLDSVTLRAPVLVIDLADPDEGRWPLYGPAMLDLQIRGVFAMPVLVAGEYVGALDLFRIQPGQLDREQLSGAVVAAELAGAPVLDLLDGDLSAAASDPLSNAWAELNSLSRAEVSQATGMLVAQLDVEPAEALVRLRAHAYATGRTSTEVARDILERRLRLEAD is encoded by the coding sequence GTGGCGATCCAGGATCAGTTGCTCGCCGCGATCGACGGTCGCCGCGGGACCGACGCCGCCGACCGGCTGTGCGAGGCGTGCGTAGTGCTCTTCGACGTGGATGCGGCGGCGATCTCGCTGGTGTTCGACGGCGCCAACAATGGAACCCTCGGCTGCAGCGGTGAGCCCGCGCGCACGTATGACGAGCTCCAGTTCCTCGTCGGCGAGGGTCCCTGCCTCGACTCGGTCACGCTTCGCGCGCCCGTCCTGGTGATCGACCTCGCGGATCCCGACGAAGGACGCTGGCCGCTGTACGGCCCCGCGATGCTCGATCTTCAGATCCGCGGGGTATTCGCGATGCCCGTCTTGGTCGCGGGCGAATACGTCGGCGCGCTCGACCTGTTCCGCATTCAGCCCGGCCAGCTGGACCGCGAGCAATTGTCGGGTGCCGTCGTCGCCGCAGAATTGGCAGGCGCTCCCGTGCTGGACCTCCTGGACGGAGACCTTTCCGCGGCCGCTTCCGACCCGCTCAGCAACGCCTGGGCGGAACTGAACTCACTCTCGCGCGCCGAAGTCAGTCAGGCGACCGGCATGCTGGTCGCCCAGCTCGACGTCGAGCCTGCCGAGGCGCTGGTCCGCCTGCGCGCGCACGCCTACGCCACGGGGCGCACCTCGACCGAGGTCGCCCGGGACATCCTGGAACGTCGACTGCGCCTCGAGGCCGACTGA